The sequence AATAAGGTTGATTTGAATCAAGAGTCATCAGATTGTtcttatgagaagcactagaggaAAGTTCGTGCAGGTGAGGTATGCAGCCAGCTTACCGAAATATTTTACTTACAGAAAGTCACAATTGCAGCATGCTATAAATTTGCTAATACTTCTGGTTTTCCATTACAATATACAACCATGCAAAATCCACTAATTAGATACCCGGCCCACTCTACTTTTAGTGGCAACAATGTCCCTGTCCAAAGCAATACAAATGAGGGTTACTTTTAGATGCATATTAAGGCTTCGTTTGGCAGCTCGACTATATTATTTCAGTTGAATAAAATAAGTAGTCATCAGATAGTACAATTAAATTAATGAGTTGTTTGGTACCATATCGAATTGAtatcgtattatttatactgtggtGGCAGTGCACCGATGAGAGAACTTcgaaaatatattattatttttaagaaaaaaatgatggttaatgaaaaagaaaaagggagaaaaacaaaatttttaatttgcatTCACAAACTTTTCTTCTAATTTCCCAATATTCTTTCACCTAAAAATGTaacttcaacaacaacaaacacaGAACCAACTAAGCACCCAAAATATGAACAACCCATATCGCCAAAAGGAAAATTCCCAGATCGAACTTCGAAACATGCTGAGGACGATGAAAAATGAACATGGATTGACCTTCTGGAGATTTAGGGTCCTTCTGGAGATCTTTGAGCTCCTTCACATCCTTTTGGAAGCCATGCGAGGGTCCTTCTGAGAACAGAAAATTCCCAGATCAAACTTTGAAACATGCGGGGGTCCTTCTGGAGATCTTTGAACTCTTTCAAGATTTGCTTGGAAGCCATGGATCGACCTCGCAAGTCGTAACGGATCTCAGGAAGGGAGGAAGGGGCGTTCCTCTGAcggagagaagaagagagagagagaaaaggaacTTGGCAAAGCAAAGAGTCGGACTAATAATACACCGATTTTGGGGAGGATAATTAGTCGGGTGTGAGGAGtattaagagcaactccagcggatGCTGGTTGCTCGGGCGACAGGGGAGGAGAAAGGGTCTGAGGGCCGGTGGGAGCAGCTCCAGCGGGgaagggcccgagtgagggtgggagcccgagcaaaggggggggtggggagtcgacggCCCTGGCCCGAGGGCTTTgcaatattttatgtttttgtgtcagagagagagagtgttttttgtgtgagagagagaggattttttattatttaaacaaacaaaaaaaattattattttaattgtttattgTCAGGGGAGgattccaagggtggagatgtaaatgataattactgttcattaatggtagttactattcatttaaggcagttactgtttaatatggtggattgaatagtggattgccaggaggaagggctccatgggtggaattgctctaaagTGATGGGGTTGGATATTTAGTCCGGGTACTATTTAATACGTTAGAGCATTAACATCTGATTCGGTATTATTAGTATTATCCAGTTTTATATATGGAGTACCAAACGAGCCCTTGCAACTTTGCACACGCACATATATTTGGTAACAAAAAGCAAACTTCAAAGTATGGCAGCTTTCCTAGCAGAAAGACGCATGAATATACAATATACTGGTCACAACTTTTTAAGGCTTACAATTTATCAACAGACTACAGTCATTTATGTACGTATAGATAATTGGCAATCGTAAATATAACACGCATGTGAATATGAACTTACGACCTACATGCATGAATGGTTGAAATATAGTATCTACATATGCATGCATGATTGGTTACACTAGCAAACACAATTATAACACGTGCATGAATGATTGCTAGTAACCTACGTGCATGAATTATTGAAATGTATAGTATATCTAACTTGATCAATCTGCGGCCAAACTCCTAAGTctcaatttgaagtcttcagAAGCAGGAATTAATACGCATATAAATAAATCTGATTACGAGTTACCAAGTGCTCTAATATTGCACTTGGGAAATGTCATGGAGGTCAATGTGGTCGTGGCCAAATTAAATAGTGTTGATTCTCTTGCAGTTTCTGGGTAGCTAGATGGTTAGTCGAACAGATTAACGCGAATCACTATGTTTAAGATATAAGGGGACAGATCAGTACACAATTTTTCAGACCATTGTTTTGTTGTCAAATACAAGATTATGTTTTGGATCTCCATATCCCACTCGGTCAGCTTTGATCAATAAATTGCAGTATGCTTACATGAAGTTTCCATGTCATTGTCGTCTATAGTTCTGTACTACTTTACTCATATTTCTACCAAAATTTTCAGCCACTAAATACAATATAGTATTATTCTTCACTAtgtatgcatgccaattaagtggaCGTATTGTATATAGAATTTGGTAGACTTTACTTGACTATTAAATTCCAGTGTATTTAATACAGATTTTTAAGAGtatctccaaatgagatgttAAAATCCTAGATAATATGTCACTGTGCATATTTGACACAAAAGTCTTTTCAACCAAAGTGTTATTGACTGATCGGATTTGAAGGCTTTATGATTTGGAATCAAATTTGGcatcaatgtcaaatttattttaatggTTGATCCCTTATTCCACTAACATtccaactttttaaacattttttttaataattacaaccatttaaaactctatttaaataataaaataatatttaacaatTCAGCTGGAGAAATACAAAATTTGACATAAGACTTCAGATTGCTACATCAGTCATCAATTGTAATTTGACCCTTATAAATAGACATTTCATTTGAGGATGGTCTAAAATGTCGATAAGTCACCCTGTATTAAATAAAGACTTTTTTGATCTAAAATATCTACAAAAATCTTGGGTTATTTAATTATGActttttgtgagtttttttttttttttttttttttttttggagaacgaCTTTTTGTGAGTTTGGCAAAAGTCTAGCTGTTCAAAATTTCATCTgctttaaaggattttaaaagccATGAATTTCGATGGACTTGGTGCTTTCATTGTAAGTTTTTGTTATAGTAAATCCAACCTCTTCCCTTTAagattttgatggatttcatttttctcatttctCTATTGGTATACTGTGTCATCCACCATAATGCAATGACTATTATTATCAACTTCAATTACCATGTCACCTTATCACCTTATTATGACCATCTCCTCTACCTCCACCACCGCCAACATTGACATCATCATCGCTACCATTGTCATTCCAATGAGCATCATCGCCACCTCTACTTTGACCACCACCAACACCACCATATTGCATGTATACAATTGATGAAGTTTATCAGTTTACCTTATGTCCAATAAATTATCGTTTATATGATATTTTACTCCATAACATATATTTTTGCTCCTAAGAGATTGTTCTATTAGTGTCTTGTTATAAACACATTGAAatttcaatgaaaaaaaaaatttgaaaatgctTTTTGAATAAGCATACagtaggtttttttttctttctttccaaacaaACGTTTGTAGGAGTCAAAAGcatttccaaatttttatcTCAAACGTCTTTTGCCTTTCAGAAACAAGCACAAAACATATGTACGtattcaataaaaatataataataggtTCTTgatatttgaccaaaaaaaactaGGTTCTTGATAAATCatgaagaacaaaaagaaaagaaaagaaaaaaaaaacttacctcTTTCAAACAATAAATATTAAGAGAGACAATCCAAAATAGAACTCCGAATGTAAAAGTAAATGCCTTAACCATTTAAACTATAAGTTATCAAATGccataataaaacaaaataaaacttttTCTCGTGAGGAAATGTTAAAAGTTATAATTAGCATGAAACTATGAATAGCCTAAAGATTTAGGATTCCAATTCCTATTTTGTAACAAAAAAGTGTATATATTAAACAAGAACCAAACAAagtcaaagaaaaaaatgaaatattagTTTATAATACGTTTTTCAAAGACTTCATATTTTATCAAATCAACCATGGACCATAGATTAGTAAAGCTAATCCCCTTCTCCAACAATCAACTTCACACTCATGAAACTTTTCAATACACACGGACGCAGTTGCCATTTCTACAGAAGACAAGGAGACACTCGTCCTTTGCAACCAACATATCTTAGTTTCTTATTGGCTTCCCCACGTTACCACACCGCGTCTTTACTCGGAAACCTGAAACTCGTGTTTGACTCGGACCCGtttaatttctctctctctctttgaatTCGTCCCCAGAAAAATgtttcccaaaaacaaaaatacaaaaaacgaAGCCAACATTAAAAAGTAAGGTACAAAGTCCAAGTATTTTTCACAAGCACATATTTTAAAATAAACGTGTGGACGGTGGTGCGATCGAACTTTTCTCTCGCATGATCATtttctctttatatatataccAAAGCAGAAGCACCAACTCATCATATTCTTCATATTCCATTGACAAATAAATCATCCCACTTCTTCTGCAGCTaccattctttatttttttctctgCACAAAGCAAGGTAAAAAAAGATTCAGCTTTCTCGAACAAATTTAAGTTTGCAGAGAactaaggaagaagaagaagaagatggcacTGACTAAACAAATCATGGGCAGTTCTCTGATTGAAAAATCCGAGTTTTTTTCATCATCTTATAAGTTGTTTTTGGCAAGACCAAGTTTGGTGCCTTCGCAGAGGACGGCGGTGCATTTGAGAAGGTCACAGAGGGGTCCTTTGGCGGCCATAAGTGAAGATTTGGTGAAGATTGTGCCTGTTTTTTCTGCTGAGAAGCCTGTGAAGTTCAAGGTGAGAGCTGTTGTGACTGTGAGGAATAAGAACAAGGAGGATTTTAAGGAGGCCATTTCCAAACACTTGGATTCCCTCGCTGACCAAATTGGTAGAAATGTTGTTTTGGAGCTTATCAGTACAGAATTAGACCCAAGTAAGCAACTTTACTACCTGAGTTTTCTTAGAAGAAACTGATTTactcacactttttttttctcctctcaTCTCTGtcggttgatttttttttgtttattcaatttgaatactaaatataaatatgggtgtgtgagtgtgtggaaATCACTTAGAAATATTAAAGTTAACTTCTTTAACTACACTATTTAAAATTGtactaagatttttttttccttatttttgggttttttttccctAAATTTTTGTAGGAACAAAGGCTCCCAGGAAAAGCAGTGAAGGTGTGGTAAAAGATTGGTCTAAAAAATCAAATCTCAAGGCAGAGAGGGTGAATTACACAGCTGAGTTTATGGTGGACTCAAATTTTGGCGTCCCAGGAGCAATCACAGTTACAAACAAGCACCAAAACGAGTTCTTTCTGGAGACCATAACCCTTGAAGGTTTTGCCTGCGGTCCACTGCATTTTCCTGTAAATTCCTGGATTCAATCTAAGAAAGATCACCCTGGGAAAAGAATAGTCTTCTGCAACAAGGTAGATTCCATTTTTCCATTTCCCATCGATTTTGCTTGGCCTACGTTGGAAAGTCAaacctaatttttttattttaggctTTGAATATATCTGCAAGTGACTAATAATTTAGGTGGGTATATTTACGTCAGACAAGTTGAATGGTTCAGTTCATACCTTCATGGCAAGCGGCCTGTAGCATTTACAgatattattaattttcttatttttatttttgtctagCCCTCATTGGGCAGTCAAACAGATACTGATTGATATATTAGGCCCTACAGAGCATTACCCACTACCATCATTCCAGTCCTTTTGTTCTATATTActtaatttattacataatttttatttttggcagcaTGTTTAAATGCATTAAATAATTATtgacttttatttaattttgagcAGCCATATTTACCAGACCAGACCCCTGATGGGCTTAAGGAACTGAGACAGAGGGAGTTGAAGAATCTGAGGGGTGATGGCAGTGGAGTTAGAAAATTATCAGATAGGATCTATGACTATGGTTTGTATAATGATTTGGGAAATCCTGATAAGGGAATCGACTTTGCTAGGCCTACACTTGGTAAAAAAATCCCCTACCCAAGAAGATGTCGCACTGGTCGCCTCCCTACAGATACTGGTAAGAAATGTTCACTCGTTAGACCGTCTATCACATTATGTTGCCAAACTGCTATCTtgataacttaaatttaaatggTCTACTTGCTTTGTTTGTACCACAGATATGCAAGCGGAGAGCAGGGTTGAGAAGCCACTACCAATGTATGTGCCAAGAGATGAACAATTTGAAGAGTCAAAAATGGACACATTTTCATTTGGGAGGCTCAAGGGTGTTCTTCACAACTTGATCCCCACCCTTATGTCCAGCTTCAAAGCTGACAAAGACTTCCGTGGATACTCCGACATCGACAGCCTCTACAGTGAAGGCGTCCTCCTCAAATTGGGTTTGAAGGATGAATTCCTAAAGAAGCTTCCGTTGCCAAGTATGGTCAGCAAATTCCAGGACTATAACCAGGGCGTTCTCAAATATGACACCCCCAAGATCTTAAGCAGTGAGTTTCACTGATCAACATGTTCTTAATCAATATAAACCCCTCAATGTGCCCACTGagtatataaaaatatgattgcGCAGTCAATGTGTGGGCAAAATAATAAACTCTAAATAACTAATTAATGACTCAAAAGCCATGATTAATCTTTTGATTAACTTAGATATTATTCCATGTGCAGAGGACAGGTTGGTTTGGTTGCGAGATGACGAATTCGGCCGCCAAGCAGTTGCAGGGGTTAATCCATTAAGCATTCAGAGGCTTAAGGTTTTTCCACCGGAAAGCAAACTTGATGCTGTGGTTTATGGGCCATTAGAGTCTGCTCTCAAAGAAGAACACATCTTACCGAATCTCTATGGCATGACTGTTCAACAGGTACTGCTCATTAtctctttttctattttaataCTTCCGATATTTTTTTAAGGAAGCTGTTATTGACATTCTGATCGTCATCTGTAGTGTTGTTAGTTTAAATATGGCATACTAGGAGTTGGAATAACTTTTTCCAATTTTTATGGGACCTTACACCTCCTTCATGAACCATATTTTGTAATGTTGT is a genomic window of Malus domestica chromosome 09, GDT2T_hap1 containing:
- the LOC103453627 gene encoding linoleate 13S-lipoxygenase 3-1, chloroplastic-like, which produces MALTKQIMGSSLIEKSEFFSSSYKLFLARPSLVPSQRTAVHLRRSQRGPLAAISEDLVKIVPVFSAEKPVKFKVRAVVTVRNKNKEDFKEAISKHLDSLADQIGRNVVLELISTELDPRTKAPRKSSEGVVKDWSKKSNLKAERVNYTAEFMVDSNFGVPGAITVTNKHQNEFFLETITLEGFACGPLHFPVNSWIQSKKDHPGKRIVFCNKPYLPDQTPDGLKELRQRELKNLRGDGSGVRKLSDRIYDYGLYNDLGNPDKGIDFARPTLGKKIPYPRRCRTGRLPTDTDMQAESRVEKPLPMYVPRDEQFEESKMDTFSFGRLKGVLHNLIPTLMSSFKADKDFRGYSDIDSLYSEGVLLKLGLKDEFLKKLPLPSMVSKFQDYNQGVLKYDTPKILSKDRLVWLRDDEFGRQAVAGVNPLSIQRLKVFPPESKLDAVVYGPLESALKEEHILPNLYGMTVQQALDENKLYIVDYHDVYLPFLDRINALDGRKAYATRTIYFLTPTGALKPIAIELTLPNTGPSSRSKRVLTPAVDATTNWMWMLAKAHVCANDAGVHQLVHHWLRTHATLEPFILAAHRQLSAMHPIYKLLDPHMRYTLEINALARQSLISADGVIESCFTPGRYAMEISASAYKTWRFDHQSLPADLVQRGMAVPDPTQPHGVKLVMEDYPYGSDGLLIWGAIENWVRTYVHHYYPDSSVIRKDRELQAWYWESINVGHADLRHETWWPLLSTADDLVSILSTLIWLASAQHAALNFAQYPYGGYVPNRPPLMRRLIPEEGDPEYANFISDPQKFFLSALPSVLEATKYMAVVDTLSTHSPDEEYLGERQQPSTWSGDADAVEAFYKFSAEIREIEKEIDRRNSDPNLKHRCGAGVLPYELLVPSSDPGITCRGVPNSISI